Proteins encoded together in one Camelina sativa cultivar DH55 chromosome 9, Cs, whole genome shotgun sequence window:
- the LOC104710882 gene encoding NDR1/HIN1-like protein 12, protein MTEKECEHHHDEDEKMRKRIGAVVLGFLAAVLFVVFLVWAILHPHGPRFVLQDATIYAFNISQPNYLTSNIQVTLSSRNPNDKIGIFYDRLDIYASYRNQQVTLATLLPATYQGHLDVTVWSPFLYGTTVPVAPYLSPALSQDLTAGMVLLNIKIDGWVRWKVGTWISGRYRLHVNCPAYITVAGQFSGEGPGVKYQLVQRCAVDV, encoded by the exons ATGACGGAGAAGGAATGTGAGCATCAccatgatgaagatgagaagatgCGGAAACGCATAGGAGCGGTGGTGCTTGGCTTTCTCGCAGctgttctttttgttgttttcttggtgTGGGCGATACTTCACCCGCACGGGCCGCGATTTGTTCTTCAAGACGCAACAATCTACGCGTTCAACATTTCTCAGCCAAACTATCTCACTTCCAACATTCAGGTCACTCTCTCTTCTCGAAATCCGAATGACAAGATCGGAATCTTCTATGACCGCCTTGACATTTACGCTTCTTACCGCAACCAACAG gTGACGTTGGCGACTTTATTACCGGCGACTTATCAAGGCCACCTTGATGTGACGGTATGGTCGCCATTTCTATACGGAACAACCGTGCCGGTAGCACCATACCTTTCGCCAGCGTTAAGCCAAGATCTAACGGCGGGGATGGTGCTTCTGAATATCAAGATCGACGGTTGGGTTAGATGGAAAGTGGGAACGTGGATCTCCGGTAGGTACCGCCTCCACGTCAATTGTCCGGCTTACATTACAGTCGCGGGACAGTTTTCTGGTGAGGGTCCGGGCGTAAAGTATCAGCTTGTCCAGCGATGTGCTGTTGACGTTTAA